AAGATCAGGGATGGTCGTCAGTCCTCGGCCTTGGGCCGCCAGTCAGCGGCCCACGCGTCGAGCTGGGCGAGACGTTCGAGAAGGGTCCTGCCTTGTCCGGTGAGCAGGTAGCCTTCGCCGGCGTGCTCGACGAGGTCGGCCTGTCCAAGGTCACGAAGCCGGTCTGCCAGGACGCTTGAGGAGATGCCGTCGCATCGCTGCTGGAGCTGCCGGAACGTCGGCGTCGAGTCGTGCCGTAGCTCCCACAGGACTCGCAGCACCCAGCGCCGACCCAGGAGGTCGAGCAGCGCCATGATCGGGCGCCCCGTCTGTGAGCCGCGGACCCGTCGGCCCGGGAGGGGTGTTGGTCGAGCCATTTGCTTCCCTCATTTGCTTCGCTTTCCGAAGCATCAATGTTAGCGTGCCGCCATGCCTCTAAAACCGAAGCACTCGCGGATCGAACCTCTCTCTCCGCCGTACGACGAGGAAGCCGGCGCAGCCCTCGAGCTCCTCGGGCATTCGCCTATCCAGCTGTTCCGGGTGTGGGCGCGCCGGCCCGAGCTCGCCCGCGCCATCGCGGGCTGGGGAAGCTACTACTTTTCTCGGCGCTCTGCTCTCACTCTCCGTCAGCGCGAGCTGGTCATCGACCGGACGACCGCGC
The sequence above is drawn from the Streptomyces kaniharaensis genome and encodes:
- a CDS encoding winged helix-turn-helix transcriptional regulator; amino-acid sequence: MALLDLLGRRWVLRVLWELRHDSTPTFRQLQQRCDGISSSVLADRLRDLGQADLVEHAGEGYLLTGQGRTLLERLAQLDAWAADWRPKAED